TCCACCTGCACCGCGACGACCGGTCCGCCGCGGGTCGTCTGGAGGGCCGCGATGCGGGGGATCAGCTCGTCGAACCAGGTGCCGAGGGCGGAGGTGAACGCCGGGTCGGAGCTGCGCGGGGCGAGGTCGCGTCCGGTGATCCAGGCCGGCAGACCGCCGTTGGACCATTCCGCGCAGATGTAGGGGCCGGGCCTGACGATGACGTCGAGGCCCTCCTCTCCCACCATGCGGATGAACCGTTCGAGGTCGCGCCAGCCGTCGAAGTCCGCCGGCCGGTCCTCACGGGGCTGGTGGAAGTTCCATGCCACGTACGTGTCGACGGTGTTGAGCCCGAGATCGGCGATCCGGCGGATGCGGTCCCGCCAGAGGTCGGGATGCACCCGGAAGTAGTGCAGCGCTCCCGACAGAATCCGATGCGGAAGGCCGTTGCGGTACATGCGGCCATCGCGCCAGGACAGTGCTGCGGTGGCGGGGCCCGCCGTCGCAGCGTCCGTGGGGCGTGCCGGGGGGATGTGTGTCGTGGGCGGCTCAGTCACGGCGCGAGCGTATGTTATCGATGACATGTATAACAAGCTTGGTAGAGTCCAGCAGCCGATCCCGGAGGATGGAGCGACTTGAACGAGGACATCGCGAGGCCGAGGCAGCCGAGCATGGCCGACGTGGCCCGCATCGCCGGTGTTTCGGCGCAGACGGTGTCACGGGCGCTGCGCGGTTCGCCGAACGTCACCCCCGACACCAACCGGCGCGTGCTCGCGGCCGTGGAGCAGGCCGGCTACCGGTTCAACAGCGCCGCCAGGGCGCTGTCTTCCGGACGCAGCCACACCATCGGGCTCGTCCTCCTGGAGTCCGGCGGGTACTACTCGCGCTCGGCGGTGACCGCCGGTGTCGAGTCGGCGGCGGGCGCGGCCGGGTACGCGGTCAGCATCGCGACCATCGCCGGGCTCGACGCCGGCCTGATGGAGCGGTCCCTCGCCAAGCTCGCCGACCAGGGTGTCGACGGTCTGGTGATCGCCGTGCCGCTCATCTCGGTGACGCAGAAGATAGAGGACCTCACCCGCGAGATCCCGACCGTCACCCTCGACGGGTCGCGGACGCAGGGGGCCCGGGTGCTCGGGATCGACCAGGCCGAGGCGGGGCGCCTGGCCACGCAGCACCTGCTCGACCTGGGCCATCGACAGATCTGGCACATCGCCGGGCCGGACGAGTGGATCGAGGCGCGCCAACGGCGCCAAGGCTGGCAGGAGTGCCTGGACGCCGCCGGGATCGAGGCACCGACCCCTCTGGAGGGGGACTGGTCGCCCGACTCCGGGTACCGGCAGGGGCAGATCGTCGCGATGATCCCGGAGATCACCGCGGTCTTCGTCGCGAGCGACGAGATGGCGTTCGGGGTGATCAGGGCCCTGCGCGAGCGCGGCCGGTCGGTGCCCGACGACGTCTCCATCGTGAGCGTCGACGACATCGCGCTGGCGGCCTACTGCGCGCCGCCCCTGACGACCGTCCGGCAGGACTTCTACGGCTACGGCGCGGCGGCGGTCACGCTGCTGCTCCGGGGGGAGGCCGCCGTCGAGGAGTCGGTCGTCACCGCCTCCCTGTCGGTGCGCGGCTCCACCGCACCGCCCCGCAGGGGCTGAGGGCGGGGCTCCTCACGTGCCGGAGGCGGGGCGGCGCCGCCCCGCCGGGCTGTGGCCGGGGTTCCGCGCGCCGCGCCGGGAGGTGGGGCCGGGGTTCCGCGCGCCGCCCGCCGGGCTGGGGCCGGGGTTCCGCGCGCCGCCCGACCGGGGCTGGGTTCCCGCCCCGTCCCGCCGGGTCGTCACCTGCCGTCACGGTCGCCCGTGTGGGCCGGTCCGACCCTGTTGTCACGTGACACCCGAGTTGGCCCACTCGTGACGATCACCCGGGTTCGCCCCGTCCGACTCCCGGCCCGGGCGCGCCCTTTCGTCCCGCTCGCGCGCGGTTCGCGGCGGTTCGGTGCCGGATCCGTGCGGGATTCGACAGAGTCCTTGCGAAAAAGTTATGGACCGCTCCGTGGCGGTCCGCGGCGTGTGTGAACGCCTCCGCGCGTTCCGGCCGTGACGCCGGAACTCCCTTGTGCGCATGGAGTACTGGCGTCCGATCGCGCTCCGTGAGTGCCCCCGCCCCGGGCCGCGCCCCGGTCCGCCGTGACGTGCGGATCGGTTCCGGTGCGCCCGGTTCGGCGAATCGACCTCATCTGACCCCTTGCGCCGTCATGTGATCGATGCCATCGTACGCACCATGTTATCGGTGCCACCGTAACAACGCCGGATCAACGAAGATCCAAATCCGGCACTGCGGTGGCGCGGCGCGCGGTGACCGGACCCTCGACGGGGGCCCGCCGCGCCCGCTCTGCCACTCGCAGTCAGGTGGGCAGTTGTCCACGGGAAGGACCCCCCAAATGAGGAAGTCGCTCGCCTTCGCGGGCACCGCTGTGACGGTGCTCGGGCTGCTCGCCACCGGATGTTCGGGAGGCGGGGACAGCGCGGACTCCGGCAAGACGACCCTCAAGGTCGCCGCCCTCGAAGGCGGCTACGGCCGGGACATGTACGCCCAGGTCATCAAGGCCTACGAGGCGACCCACCCGGACGTGGACGTCCAGCTCCAGATCTCGAAGAGCATCGAGGACGAGATCACCCCGAACATGAAGGCCGGCAAGTACCCGGACGTCGTGGTGCTCGGGCAGGGCCGCAAGGCCGCCCTCACCGAGACCTTGGTCAAGGACAAGGCCGTGGAGGACCTCACCCCGGTCCTCAAGACGAAGGTCCCCGGCGAGGACAAGACGGTCGGCGACAAGCTCACCGAGGGCATCGTCGGCAACCTGAACACCAACCCGTACGGCACGGACAAGACGTACCTGATGCCGATGTACTACGCGCCGACCGGGCTGTTCTACAACCAGGGCCTGTTCGAGAAGAACGGCTGGAAGACCCCGGCCACCTGGGACGAGATGTTCGCGCTCGGCGACAAGGCGAAGAAGGCGGGCATACCCCTCTTCACCTACCCGACCGCCGGTTACCTCGACTCGTACTTCTTCGCGCTGCTCGCCGACGTCGGCGGGGAGCAGTTCTACACCGACGTCATGACGTACAAGAAGGACGTCTGGAAGTCGGCGAACGCCAAGAAGGCGCTCGACATCACCACCAAGCTGCTCGGTTACGCCGCGCCGACCACCGTCGGCTACGCCAACGAGCAGGACTTCACCAAGAACCAGCAGTCGATCCTGGACAACAAGGCGCTGTTCATGCCGAACGGCACCTGGATCACCGGTGAGATGGCCGACGCCCCGCGCGCCGACGGCTTCACCTGGGGCCTGACCCCGCTGCCGGCCGTCACCGCGGGCGCCAAGCGCTACCTGACGACCTCGGTCGAATCGGTCTGGGTCCCCAGCGCCGCCCAGCACAAGGACGCCGCGAAGGACTTCGTCGCCTACCTCTACTCCGACGAGGCCGCGAAGATCTTCGCCAAGTCGAACGCGATCCAGCCGATCCAGGGCATCGCCGACAGCCTGACCGGTGAGAGCGCCTCGTTCTACAAGCTCTACGAGGACCCGTCGGTCTCCGCGCTCGTCGGTGGCTTCGCGAGCACCTCGCCGGTCGAGGGCGTCGACATCAAGGCCACGCTCTTCGACACCGCCAACAGCATCATCAGCGGCGACACCACCGAAGCGAAGTGGCAGTCCGCGCTGAACGAGGCCAGCGAGAAGCTGCGCCAGGCGGGCAACTGACGTGCCCGGCGGCGACCCGGCCCTCCCCGGGTCGCCGCCGGCGCCTCCACCACCCGAGAGACCCTCTCGGCCCCCCAGGACCGCCTCGTACGACCGAAGGACCGGCACGGTGACGACCCTCTCCACCCCACCCCAAGACTCAGCGGATCCCGTATCGAAAGCACGGAAGTCCGCCGGTGACTCCCGGCGCGGCAAGGCGTCCCCGGCGCGCCGGTCCGGTCACACCCGCTTCGTGCTCGCCTGCCTGCTTCCGGCGCTGGTGCTTTTCGCGGTGTTCATGGTCTACCCGACCGTGAACGTGTTCCGGATGTCGCTCTACACCTGGAGCGGCTTCTCCCCCGACATGAAGTTCGTGGGGCTGGACAACTTCCGTCACCTCGTCGACGACGACCAGTTCGTGCGGGCGTTCCAGAACACGGTGACACTGCTGGTCGTGGTCACCGTGGTGACGATGGGGATGGGCCTCTTCCTCGCCGCGATCATGACGCGGCAGAAGCTGCGGAGCCGCAACTTCCTCCGGTTCGTCCTCTACATCCCGAACGTGCTCTCCGTGGTCGTGATCGCGGCGGTCTTCTCCGCCATCTACGACCAGAACAACGGTCTGCTCAACAGCATGCTGCGCCTGGTCTCCCTCGACAGCTGGCAGCAGGTCTGGCTCGGCGATCAGAAGGTCGTGCTCTACTCCGTCGGCATCGCGATGGTCTGGCAGTCCCTGGGCTACTACATGGTCCTCTACATGTCGAGCATGTCGAGCATCCCCGAGGAGCTGTACGAGGCCAGCGGGCTCGACGGCGCCTCCGCCTCCCGGCAGTTCTTCTCCCTCACGATGCCGCTCATCTGGCAGAACCTGCGGACCTCGCTGACCTTCTTCATCATGAGCGCGGTCAACCTCAGCTTCGTGCTGGTCCGCGCGATGACCGGCGGCGGTCCCGACAGCTCCTCCGAGGTCCTGCTGAGCTACATGTACAAGCAGGCGTACACGAACTCCTCGTACGGCTACGGCATGGCCATCGGTGTCGTCATCTTCGCGTTCTCCTTCCTCGTGTCGCTCCTGATGAGCCGGGCGACCAAGCGCGAACCCCTTCAGTTCTGAGGACGGACACCATGACCGTGATCAACACCCCCCGCCCTCCCGCCACCCGCTCGCGGATCGGCCGCGTACTCACGTACGTACTCGTCATCGCCCTCGCGCTCGCCATCGCGGTGCCGGTCGCCTGGGTCCTGCTCGCCTCGCTCAAGGAGAAGAGCGAGTTCTTCGGCAGCCCCTGGACGCTGCCCGAGGGGCTGCGCCTGCAGAACTACGTCGACGCGTTCACCGACGCGCACATGGGCCAGTACTTCGCGACCTCGGTGTTCGTCACCGTGCTCGGCCTGGTCCTCGTCCTCGCGGTCTCCGTGCCGGCGGCGTACGTCATCGCCCGGTACGAGTTCAAGGGCAAGGGCTTCGTCGAACTCCTCCTGCTCGGCGGGCTCTTCGTCAACGTCAACTACATCGTCGTGCCGATCTTCCTGATGCTGGTCGACTGGGACAAGGCGCTCGTCGACGTCTTCCCCGGCGGGTTCTTCCTCGACAACCCCTCGGTCCTCTCCCTCGTCTACGCGGCCACGTCGATCCCGTTCACGATCTACCTGCTCACCGCGTATTTCCGGTCCATCCCCGTCGCCTACGAGGAGGCCGCGTCGATCGACGGGGCGTCCCGGTTCCGGATCATGACCCGGATCATGCTGCCGATGGCCCGGCCCGCGATCACCACCGTGATCCTGTTCAACTTCCTCGCCTACTGGAACGACTTCATCATCTCGCTGACCCTGCTTCCCGGCGAGGGAAAGACCGTCCAGGTCGGCCTGCTCAACCTGTTCACGGCGCAGAAGGCGGCGGCGGACTACGGACGCCTGTACGCAGGCATGGTCATCGTCATCGTCCCGGTCCTGATCGTCTACGCCTTCATCCAGAAGCGGCTCATCGAGGGCATGGCATCCGGCGGCGTCAAGGGCTGACGGGCTCGGCACCACAGCCCACGCCCCACGACCCACAGCCCCAGCGGAAGGAAAACGGACATGAAGGACTCGACGCGGACGGCCCTGCTCGTCGGCGTGCGCACGCTCGTCGCGGCGGCCTGCGTGGCGCTCGTCGTGGTGGAGCGCAGGACGATCGGCTGGGGACACCTCGGCATCATGCTTCTCGCGCTCGCCGGGCTGATGGCCCTGCTCGCCTCGTACAACCGGAGGTACCAGTGACAGCCGCGGCCACGCCCGCACGGGCGCTCTCCGAGATCAGGCCCAGCGCGCGGCAACTCGCCTGGCAGGAGATGGAGTTCTACGGCTTCATCCACTTCGGGATGAACACGATGACGGACCGGGAGTGGGGCGAGGGGCACGACGCTCCGGCCCTCTTCGACCCGTCCGACCTCGACGCCGACCAGTGGGTGGCCTCGCTCAAGAGCGCGGGGATGACCGGCGTCATCCTCACCTGCAAGCACCACGACGGCTTCTGCATGTGGCCGAGCGACGCGACGGACTACTCGGTCGCCTCCTCGCCGTGGCGCGGCGGCTCGGGTGACGTGGTCGCCGAGGTCGCCGACGCCGCCCGCCGGCACGGCCTGAAGTTCGGTGTCTACCTCTCCCCGTGGGACCGCACCGAGGCGTCCTACGGCTCCGGCGGCGCGTACGACGACTTCTACGTCGCCCAGCTCACCGAACTGCTCACCCGCTACGGGCCGGTGTTCTCCGTGTGGCTCGACGGCGCGAACGGCGAGGGACCCAACGGCAAGCGCCAGACCTACGACTGGGAGCGCTACTACGCGGTGGTGCGCGAGCTCCAGCCCGACGCGGTGATCAACGTGTGCGGCCCCGACGTCCGCTGGTGCGGCAATGAGGCCGGCGAGACCCGCCCCGACGAGTGGAGCGTGGTGCCGCGCGCCCTCCAGGACGCCGAGCGGACCGCGTCCGTCTCGCAGCAGGCGGACGACGGCGTCTTCTCCCGCCTGGTCCGCAGCGACGACCGCGACCTGGGCAGCCGGGCCGCGCTCGCCGGCCACGAGTCGGATCTGGTCTGGTACCCGGCCGAGGTCAACACCTCGATCCGCCCCGGCTGGTTCCACCACACCGCGGAGGACAGCCAAGTCCGCCCGGTGGACGAGCTGTTCGCCATCTACCAGCGTGCGGTCGGCGGCAACTCCTGCTTCCTGCTCAACGTCCCCCCGGCCGCCGACGGCCGTCTGCGGGACGCCGACGTGGCGGCGCTCGGCGGTCTCGGCCGGCGCATCGAGGAGTTCCGCTCCCGCAGGGTCGAGGCGACCGCGACGGTCACCTCCGGCACCCCGGGAGACGTGGCCACCGCCTGGCCCGGCGCGGCGGACACCGCCTGGCGCCCCGACGGCACCGACGCCCGCCCCGCCGTGACCCTCACGTTCGACGGGCCCCGCAGGATCGAGGCGGTCGTGCTGGGCGAGGACATCACCGAGGGCCAGCGCGTCGAGCACGTCGTCGTCCGGGGCTCGCTGGCCGGCGAGTGGACCACGCTCGCCGAGACGAACGCGGTGGGCTACCAGCGCATCCTCACCTTCCCGGCCGCCGAGGCCGACACGGTCGTCTTCGAGATCACCGCTACCCGGGACACCCCCGTCGTCGCCCGGGTGGCGGCGATCGGGGCGGGTTCGTGAAGGGCGCGGCGTCCCGCACACGGGTGCCGCGCCCACCGGCGGGGACCCGCAAGCCCGGTTCCGGCAGGCCCGGCTCCCGCAAGCCGGCCGCCGTACGCGGCACCGGTGCGGCGACCCGCACGGCGGCGGCCTCCCGGCGTCCGTCGCGGCGGACCCTCGCCGCGGTGACCGGTGCCGTACTCGCCGTCGTCGCGGTGGTCGTCGCGACGGTGACGATGTCCGGCGGCCACCGGGGAGACGACGTCGCCACCCTGGACGGGCGCCCGGTCACCCGCGAGGAACTGCTCTTCCACATGGGGCGGCTCGCCCCCACCGTGCAGAACGAGCTGACCACCACCTACCATCTGGCATCCCCGTTCAGCTGGAACGCGAAGACGGGAGCCAAGAGCGCGCTCCAGCGCCTGGAGGCGAGCGCCCTGGACGAGATCCGCGAGGACAGGGCGACCCTCGTCCTCGCACAGGGCCAAGGGCTCGTCGACTCCGTGGACTTCGCGGACCTCACCGCAGAGCGCACCGAGGAGAACGAGGCCCGCGCCCAGGCCGTCCAGGCCGGCCGGACGGTCTACGGGGTCACGGACTTCTCCCCCGAGGAGTACTACACCCACCGGCTGACCGAACTCGCCACCAGCCTCAAGGACCTGCTCAGCAAGGACGCCGCGAGCCCGCTCCACGTCACCGACGCGGAGGTCCGCAAGGCGTTCGACGCGGACCCGGACTCCTGGAGCGCCAACGCGACCACGTACGCGTACACGCAACTCGTGGTCCAGGTGCCGGACGGCGCCCCCGCCGGCTTCGCCGCCGCCCTCCAGCGCCGGGTGAAGGCCGCGGGGCACCTGGCCGACGTCACCGAGGTGGCGGACGCGAAGCTCACCACCGCCACCTACGGCGGGAGTGGCACCACCGGGCTCAGCACCCACGACCAGGACCTCGCCTCCGTGCTCGGAGAGCTCGACCGGGGACAGGTCTCGGCGCCCGTCAAGGGCACCGGCCAGATCACGTACTACCAGCTCGACAGCGTGAAGACCGACCAGGACAAGGCGTTCACCGAGTACTCCCAGCGGATCCGCCAGTCGCTCGTCGAGAAGAAGTACGCCACCTACCTCCAGCGCCGGGCCGACGACGCCTCGATGCACGTCGACAGCTCGGCGGTGGCCGCCATCAACGCGAAGGACGTGCAGCAATGAGACCTGCCGACATCGGCCCGCCCGCCGACGAGGCGCCGGTGAAGCGCCCGTGGCTCACCACACGGACGGTTCGCACCGGCCTCGCCTCCGTGCTCGCCGCACTGCTCGTGGGGTCGCTCGCCCCGGCCGCGCACGCCGCAGCCGGACCGAAGGGACCCGCCGCCCCCGCAGCCTCCGCCGCCGCCAAGTCCTGGCCCGGCAACAAGCACAACGCCACGGGCGGCAAGGACTACTACATCGACGCCACGCACGGCCACGACACCGCGGCCGGCACCTCGCCGAAGAACGCCTGGGCCAGCCTGGCCAAGGCGAACGCGACGACGTTTCTGCCCGGCGACCGCATCCTGCTCAAGGCCGGCGAGCAGTGGCAGAACGAGCAGCTGTGGCCGAAGGGCTCCGGCAGCGCGGGCAAGCCGATCACCATCTCCGCGTACGGCGACAAGCGAGCCGGCCGCCCCTACATCGCCACGAACGGCCAAGTGCCCAGCCCGTTCAACGCGGACGGCACGAAGAACCCGCAGACCGTCGGTCTGACCGGCGCCATCGTGCTGCGGAACCAGCAGTACTGGGACATCGACAACGTCGAGCTGTCCAACGACGACGACTTCGCCACGGACATCACCAAGGGCACCTACGTCCGCGACGGCATCATGGTCTCGATCAACGCCGACCTCTTCCCGGACGGCGCGGACACGGTCATGGACCACTTCCGCATATCGGATATCTACGTCCACAACCTCGACGGCCCGAGCAGCTGGCAGAAGATCCACTACGGTGCGGTCGACTTCCAGGTCTTCGGCAGCAAGAGCTACAAGGCGTACCCGGCCGGCGGATACCACTTCAGCGACGTCCGGATCGAGAACAACACCTTCGAGAACGTCGAACTCCACGCCGTACAGTTCGCGTTCAACTGGTTCGCCGCCGACAGCGCCGACTCGGGCCAGTACGACGAGGCCGGCAAGTGGCACGAGGGCTGGGAGCAGCTGTGGGTGCGCACCCGCGACCTGTACAGCCGTGACGTCTACATCGGCCACAACTACGCCAAGAGCATCGGCCAGGGCGCCTTCCAGCTCGCCGACTCCCAGCGCATGACAGTCGAGTACAACGAGGTCAACGGCTTCCTGGAGCGCTACAACGCGGTCTCCTGCGGGCTCTACCTGTGGGCCGGCGCCGACTCCACCATGCAGTACAACGAGGTCTACGGCGGCCCCGACAACGAGTACGACGGCACCCCCTGGGACCTGGAGTACACCAACTTCAACGTCACTTACCAGTACAACTACTCGCACGACAACGCCGCGGGCTGGATGGCCTACATGGGCAACAGCTCGAACTCGGTGGCGCGTTACAACCTCAGCGTCAACGACAACGGCGTGCTCGTGAAGAACATGCTGTCGACGAACTACGCGCCGACCTATTTCACCAACAACACCTTCGTCTACGACGGCGCCGACCTGAACACCGTCCACGACGAGACGTTCCTGAGCCGCGTCTACTTCCTCAACAACATCTTCTACAACACCTCCGAGACCACCCCGACCCCGTGGTACCGCCGGACCGGCGCCCTGCGCCAGGCCGTGTTCTCCCACAACGACTACTACGAGGCGTCCGGCACGCACTCCGCGCAGGAGCCGGCCGACCCGGACGGGCTGCGGGCCGACCCGAAGTTCACCGGTGACCCCGCCCACTACGTCACCGGTGC
The DNA window shown above is from Streptomyces sp. NBC_00247 and carries:
- a CDS encoding discoidin domain-containing protein, whose amino-acid sequence is MRPADIGPPADEAPVKRPWLTTRTVRTGLASVLAALLVGSLAPAAHAAAGPKGPAAPAASAAAKSWPGNKHNATGGKDYYIDATHGHDTAAGTSPKNAWASLAKANATTFLPGDRILLKAGEQWQNEQLWPKGSGSAGKPITISAYGDKRAGRPYIATNGQVPSPFNADGTKNPQTVGLTGAIVLRNQQYWDIDNVELSNDDDFATDITKGTYVRDGIMVSINADLFPDGADTVMDHFRISDIYVHNLDGPSSWQKIHYGAVDFQVFGSKSYKAYPAGGYHFSDVRIENNTFENVELHAVQFAFNWFAADSADSGQYDEAGKWHEGWEQLWVRTRDLYSRDVYIGHNYAKSIGQGAFQLADSQRMTVEYNEVNGFLERYNAVSCGLYLWAGADSTMQYNEVYGGPDNEYDGTPWDLEYTNFNVTYQYNYSHDNAAGWMAYMGNSSNSVARYNLSVNDNGVLVKNMLSTNYAPTYFTNNTFVYDGADLNTVHDETFLSRVYFLNNIFYNTSETTPTPWYRRTGALRQAVFSHNDYYEASGTHSAQEPADPDGLRADPKFTGDPAHYVTGAGVDKIRKAAAPFALRKDSPLIDAGRYNAHMGTEDFLGTHLYYGDAPDIGIAESKRGRKVAHPVDANPIEEEADNRVNLALGKSVTASSTHPGANGSLGAEKLTDGNLSTRWAAADDASYPITLDVDFGADTTFDQVYLDEYTDSGTNPRVQSFELQRWDAATGGWVTFATRDAGVGHDLTVTGFGSVTSSKLRVALTGQIATEQYTPSLTEISVYRAGA
- a CDS encoding carbohydrate ABC transporter substrate-binding protein — protein: MRKSLAFAGTAVTVLGLLATGCSGGGDSADSGKTTLKVAALEGGYGRDMYAQVIKAYEATHPDVDVQLQISKSIEDEITPNMKAGKYPDVVVLGQGRKAALTETLVKDKAVEDLTPVLKTKVPGEDKTVGDKLTEGIVGNLNTNPYGTDKTYLMPMYYAPTGLFYNQGLFEKNGWKTPATWDEMFALGDKAKKAGIPLFTYPTAGYLDSYFFALLADVGGEQFYTDVMTYKKDVWKSANAKKALDITTKLLGYAAPTTVGYANEQDFTKNQQSILDNKALFMPNGTWITGEMADAPRADGFTWGLTPLPAVTAGAKRYLTTSVESVWVPSAAQHKDAAKDFVAYLYSDEAAKIFAKSNAIQPIQGIADSLTGESASFYKLYEDPSVSALVGGFASTSPVEGVDIKATLFDTANSIISGDTTEAKWQSALNEASEKLRQAGN
- a CDS encoding carbohydrate ABC transporter permease, whose product is MTVINTPRPPATRSRIGRVLTYVLVIALALAIAVPVAWVLLASLKEKSEFFGSPWTLPEGLRLQNYVDAFTDAHMGQYFATSVFVTVLGLVLVLAVSVPAAYVIARYEFKGKGFVELLLLGGLFVNVNYIVVPIFLMLVDWDKALVDVFPGGFFLDNPSVLSLVYAATSIPFTIYLLTAYFRSIPVAYEEAASIDGASRFRIMTRIMLPMARPAITTVILFNFLAYWNDFIISLTLLPGEGKTVQVGLLNLFTAQKAAADYGRLYAGMVIVIVPVLIVYAFIQKRLIEGMASGGVKG
- a CDS encoding peptidylprolyl isomerase, whose protein sequence is MTGAVLAVVAVVVATVTMSGGHRGDDVATLDGRPVTREELLFHMGRLAPTVQNELTTTYHLASPFSWNAKTGAKSALQRLEASALDEIREDRATLVLAQGQGLVDSVDFADLTAERTEENEARAQAVQAGRTVYGVTDFSPEEYYTHRLTELATSLKDLLSKDAASPLHVTDAEVRKAFDADPDSWSANATTYAYTQLVVQVPDGAPAGFAAALQRRVKAAGHLADVTEVADAKLTTATYGGSGTTGLSTHDQDLASVLGELDRGQVSAPVKGTGQITYYQLDSVKTDQDKAFTEYSQRIRQSLVEKKYATYLQRRADDASMHVDSSAVAAINAKDVQQ
- a CDS encoding alpha-L-fucosidase, which gives rise to MTAAATPARALSEIRPSARQLAWQEMEFYGFIHFGMNTMTDREWGEGHDAPALFDPSDLDADQWVASLKSAGMTGVILTCKHHDGFCMWPSDATDYSVASSPWRGGSGDVVAEVADAARRHGLKFGVYLSPWDRTEASYGSGGAYDDFYVAQLTELLTRYGPVFSVWLDGANGEGPNGKRQTYDWERYYAVVRELQPDAVINVCGPDVRWCGNEAGETRPDEWSVVPRALQDAERTASVSQQADDGVFSRLVRSDDRDLGSRAALAGHESDLVWYPAEVNTSIRPGWFHHTAEDSQVRPVDELFAIYQRAVGGNSCFLLNVPPAADGRLRDADVAALGGLGRRIEEFRSRRVEATATVTSGTPGDVATAWPGAADTAWRPDGTDARPAVTLTFDGPRRIEAVVLGEDITEGQRVEHVVVRGSLAGEWTTLAETNAVGYQRILTFPAAEADTVVFEITATRDTPVVARVAAIGAGS
- a CDS encoding LacI family DNA-binding transcriptional regulator; the encoded protein is MNEDIARPRQPSMADVARIAGVSAQTVSRALRGSPNVTPDTNRRVLAAVEQAGYRFNSAARALSSGRSHTIGLVLLESGGYYSRSAVTAGVESAAGAAGYAVSIATIAGLDAGLMERSLAKLADQGVDGLVIAVPLISVTQKIEDLTREIPTVTLDGSRTQGARVLGIDQAEAGRLATQHLLDLGHRQIWHIAGPDEWIEARQRRQGWQECLDAAGIEAPTPLEGDWSPDSGYRQGQIVAMIPEITAVFVASDEMAFGVIRALRERGRSVPDDVSIVSVDDIALAAYCAPPLTTVRQDFYGYGAAAVTLLLRGEAAVEESVVTASLSVRGSTAPPRRG
- a CDS encoding DUF6903 family protein, with protein sequence MKDSTRTALLVGVRTLVAAACVALVVVERRTIGWGHLGIMLLALAGLMALLASYNRRYQ
- a CDS encoding carbohydrate ABC transporter permease, whose protein sequence is MLACLLPALVLFAVFMVYPTVNVFRMSLYTWSGFSPDMKFVGLDNFRHLVDDDQFVRAFQNTVTLLVVVTVVTMGMGLFLAAIMTRQKLRSRNFLRFVLYIPNVLSVVVIAAVFSAIYDQNNGLLNSMLRLVSLDSWQQVWLGDQKVVLYSVGIAMVWQSLGYYMVLYMSSMSSIPEELYEASGLDGASASRQFFSLTMPLIWQNLRTSLTFFIMSAVNLSFVLVRAMTGGGPDSSSEVLLSYMYKQAYTNSSYGYGMAIGVVIFAFSFLVSLLMSRATKREPLQF